TAACGCTGTGCTGCAGACAGAAGGTGATGGGTTAACGGACAGGGGAGCCAGCCAGTCAGTatctcacctttttttttggaaagtttaTATCAAGAGACTACCCTGATGAAAGCCCATTGGCTTGAGAGGACAGTTAGATGGATTGTGCGCGTGATGTCGTTTCGCCGCAAGTTTAAAAGTTAAGTATGGAGCCACGAGACAAAAGTGGGTCGTGCCCTGGATGCAGACTCAAGAGTGCATCTGGTTCTAGGTCATTGTGGTCTTCGATGTTTTTCATTGTGTATTCAGTggatttttctttattgtgtactgttgtgtttttttgtgtgaatatttATCTAAATGTCTAAATTGCAAGATGCTGTTATGACTAGAATATAAATatcatgtaaagggttaaaaggtgAAAAATGACATGTGTGGATCCAGTCTTAAAGTGGCTCCAAACTATTCAAAATTATAGTTAAACCTTCAATATCTTTATGTATTTTGGACAGAATAATCAAGGATGCATGAAATCAAATTGTGATCAAGTCTCAGGTTTTAGCATAAATGTAGCAAATGATGCCGCAAAACCCACAATAATTTGAATTAGTAGTATTTCTGGATCATTTTGAACAACTTTGTGGTGTTTGCTGTAACTCGCTGCTCAAATGTGTGCAAACAAATCTGCAGAGCTGGCTGTGTGTCCATTCCTGTGTGCCTGCACGGGACACACAaacaggttttttcttttttagagaTGATGACTATAGCTGAGAATGTTTTAATCATAATGGCTAATGTCAATATTAGATTTAATTCCTGTAAGctgtattttaaattatttgcttAATAGAAATGTATAAACAGTGATATCTTCTCAGGGAAATGAATATAGACaatccatttttatatttggctTCATGTTAATAGTAAAAATGATATTTGATCAGCACTAATGTTGCATTTTGAGCTACATCAATAGGGTAAATATAGTTAGGTAGTTGCAGTCAGCTGATAATCgcttactcactcactcactcactcatgcCTATCAAACTCTGATTACATTGGTCAATCAGATTTTTAATTGGCTTATGTGCCCCCAAATGCGTCACGAGAGATAATACCAGTGTGTTCCTCTAGTTCGGTCACGGTGCCATAAACCAACCGCTGTCTCTCCTTTTGTCCTTTGTTTACAGGCCTGGACCATATCGCTGAGCAGGGATGTCTGGGCACTGTGCTTCATCTGTATTCATTTTGTACTTTATTATCTTACAGGAAAGTGACTCTGGTGATGGTGGGACTGGATAACGCAGGGAAGACCGCCACAGTACGAGGAATCCAAGGAGGTTAGGACTGTTTGTTGCACTTTTTtctgattagattttttttaatctttgtccacttttaaaatgctgaaaCATAATAAATTGTGCAGCAAAAGTTGTGCTAAAGATTTTATTAACATCACGGCCTGCTTTCTCTGCTAAACTGATTCATGTTCGCTATTTTTTGTCCCTCAGATAATCCCCAGGACGTGGCCCCAACAGTCGGTTTTTCCAAGGTGGACCTGAAGCAGGGCAAGTTCGAGGTGACCATCTTCGACCTGGGCGGTGGGAAGAGAATCCGCGGCATCTGGAAGAACTACTACTCGGAGTCGCACGGCGTGGTGTTTGTGGTGGACTCCAGCGATGTGCAGCGGATCCAGGAGACGCGGGAGACAATGGCCGAGGTCCTTCAGCATCCGCGCATCGCTGGCAAACCAGTGCTAGTGTGAGCGATCATACTTTAATCTCCATTTACATACTGCGTCAAGAagttgtacagtatgtttaaactgtgagagaaaaaaaggcatttgaCCCTCAGAGATACAGCAGGGAAAGTATAAAAGATGAGGAGATAATAAAGAAATTGCCCAGTTTAAACATCGGAGTCCTTGGTCAAATTAGCTGCTGAATAATGCACACTGCAGGTTGATTCCTGGATGCATCGGCCCAATCAGTAATCAGGACACAAACCACAGGTTAGGGCACTAAGAGTTTTTAAAGTATTTCTCCAGGTATGCAGAGTGTAGTCAAATCAACACTCTACATTCAGAGCAGAGTCGCATTTCCATAAGATTTCCATCAGATATTTCAACCACTATAACTGCAAAGATTGAATATGATCACTGTATTTAAAGCTACTTAATTTTTTCTCTTCATAGTCTGAGTGAGTAGCTTGATCCAGGGAGCCAGTCCAGTCTAAGAAAAGGGAttgtacagttttatttatttagcttaaATGACAACCGTTTTAACTCAcatctttttgttttccctctctgctttcAGGCTCGCCAACAAACAAGACCAGGAGGGAGCGCTGGCTGAAGCAGACATCATCGAGAACCTGTCGTTAGAGAAGCTTGTTAACGAGAACAAGTGTCTCTGTCAGATCGTAAGTGTCTCTGCACCTGTTGTGGACCGGCATTGAGTGACATTAAGGGCAACTGTAGTTTCACCCTTgtatagaaaacaaaacagcaaggCTTATTTTTGAGAGCAATTGgctctttttctttattgtaagAGACGTGCAGAATGCGGAATTGAAGGATAACATTAGAGAAACAAAACTTCAACATCAAGTTAGTTTTTTTCCCTGACTTTTAAAGCTCCATCTCTTGATTTATATCCCTATTCCAGGAGCCGTGCTCTGCAGTGCTTGGCTACGGCAAGAAGGTCGACAAGTCCATCAAGAAGGGCCTGAACTGGCTCCTCAGCAACATTGCCAAAGACTACGAGGCCATTACTGAGCGCGTGCAGAAGGACACGGCCGAGCAGCAggctcaggaggagcaggaCAAGAAGGAGAGGGCGGAGAGAGTGCGGCGGATacgagaggagaggtgaggacgCGGGGGTGATGGCGCGTGACGGGGAGGAAACAACTTAACCTGACTGCAAAACTTTCTTAACTTCTGTCCTGATGGAAAACAACAGTATTTGAACTATTACGTCGAATACAGAAAAGGAAGATAaggagagaaatgttttttttatagtaagATAAATTAGAAAGAAGATGGTCAGAGTGGAATGAAATAAGGGAGCAGAGGAAATGTCAAAGGTGTGCACcttcaaaaatacatttgtccTCGCTTTCTTAGACTGCAGTAAAAATCAAATGTTGCTTTTATTACAAAAGTGCAAACTCCCACTGAATACCACAAAATACCAATTTTTTACAAATGCGCACTTGAATTAAATTCGCCCTTTGTCACCGAGGGAGAAGTGTATCATTATGCCGAAAGGTTAACATCTCGTTCTGTTcacagagagaggcaggagaGGGAAGAGGCAGAACGGGAGGGCAGGCAGATCCAGGAAGAGGAGCCCGACGACGACAACATGCCAAGCCCCTTCCAGCCAATCGGAAACGTCGTATCCGAGGTGTGTAACGACTGTAGAGATCATCTTTGAAacttcttttagtttttttctatttaagccccattttaattttaattttggcCTTCATGTTGCACCCAGAACGAGgataaagaaaaggagagaaagaggcaaaaaGAGCCGCAGGAGGGCCGGACCAACAGCTCGAAGGCTGATGCTGatcaagaggaagaggagtacgAGGAGGACAACGACGAAGAGCCAGATGACACGAGACAAACGCCAGAGAATGCCAGCTCAGGTGAGTGTGTTCCTAAAATCACCCCAGGTAGctacattttagtttagtttagcttaaCCCTAACAGCTTAGAATAGCTTGGCAAATAGTTCAGTAGCTCTGTGTAAAATCAGCTTggtagtttattttaaaatgatgtaaaaattaaagataaaaaatgatgatcTGTATAGATGTGAGGGCAGCGGGTACCTTTTGAAGATCCTTTGCCGGCAACTTGTGGTTTCATCTTTGCACCACGGGAAGAAAGTCAGAGCCTCGCAAAGATATTGAATCTGGTTTCAACTTTGAAAGCAAATGATTAAACAAACGCCCAGAGACTGCAACGAATATTTGTTTGAGATATTTAAAATTTTTAAAGAGACAACTAGTCAAGTTAACTCCTTGATATTCACCCTGTGTTCTTTCACCAAGCTCTGAGAATATCTAATACAGATAATTACACATTAAGAGCATGATTGCATGATGAATTAAGGGATAAAAAAAATGGCAACAGTTGAAAGTTGCTCCAGTCCATTAATCGTGTGAACACGTTTGAACATGACTGAAGAGAGGCTTAATTTAGGGGAATGTACATCCAAAATGTATCCTCTCATGCAGGCACAACAGGCGAGCAAAGCAAGAAGAAAACGAGGAAGCTGCACCTGAAGAGGAAGCACCGGGTGGACCCGCTGAGGACAGAGGACGCACCAGCAGAGAgccccacccctcctccccctccaggTCAGTCTGTGTATCATCATGAGCTGTTTATGCTTTTAAGTTTTGACCCAACTTTGATTGATCCTGCTTAAATTGTTCCAAATTGTGGACACATGGATTCTGCTGCTGGTGTGAGGAGGCAGCCTGAGCATCACTTCAGGTTTcccacatttattttaacaaatcTCCTCCctatgttttctttcttgtagTCGGATGGGCCACACCCAAAGCTTCTAGGCTGCCAAAACTCGAGCCACTCGGGGACTCGAAACATTCTGGTAAAACCGCGTCTGACGTCCTTTCGTGCTTCATCCCTCGCCATCCGTCTGCCGTCTCATTTCATGCATTACCTCCTTTTGTTATATCGCCAAATCATCCATTAACATTCTCACTAACACAGGCTTAAGTGCGGATTAACTCGTTCACTAACTGTCATGGCAGTGAGTCAGTGTTTCCTCTTCACAGTAGACGCTTAATTATTCAATCGGCTCTGGCACGCGCTGCcgttcaaaatgttttaattggaaagtttatcataaaaaaaatagacatttttgtttgtaaGAGTGAAGTCATGCAGACTTGTTgtttcccagcagcagcaggaacattacattttgtcaGTGTGGTCGGCGTTGCAGCAGAGCAAACACTGAACTCTGTCTGcctggaggtgtgtgtgttgactgttAATTAGTATCACATCACtgtttctttccctctccttgCTCTTCACCAGgcatgtgtttgaatgtgtgtggaTCCTTCATGGCTGCAGACGTTTTAATCAACTCAAAGGCTTGTCTGTGTGCTCAtccacatttttctctcatctaCCTCTGTGCAGCAGCATCTTCCACACCTCATGTCTTTCTCTTGTTGCTTtaagtttgaaataaattgacagtgatttttatttatttatttcagggCTCAGTGTagtgaatgtagtttaactaacgcagtcaaaccttttttttccccctcctcccctttcgCAGACTTTTTCAAGAAGCCGCTGCCGCCTGTCGCGAATAGGCCGCGGCCTAACGGCGACACTCACGACATCATTCTTTAACCTCGTTTACTGATTGAGGTCCTTCAATCACGGCTCTCccctttttttgctttctgtctCAAGCGAGCGGTGTGTAgacaaccaaacacacacaaagacaccgCAGCGGAGACGGGGGGTACGGCAGCCCGCAAGCGTGGCGAGCGTGACTGAGGAGCAACATGGGAAACGAAGTCCTTGCTCAGAGGCCGTAATACTGTACAGTTTCACAGACTGACACAGTTCAGTGTGAAACATGGAGCCTGCCTGAACAGTCTGTCAGGTTCTGTCTTcacttgacaaaaaaaaagcccattTAGTGCTGAACTGTTTCTGCTACTGTAGGCtgaaactttgtgtttttttgttgttgttgttttgttaataTCAGTGTTAGTCAATTGTGTCCACCTGCTTTTAATTGACAAAGAATGTAAATATGTTCAGTATATAATAACCtcatatatgtgtatgtttctgtttctgaatAATGGATCTGTACACACACCGCCATTAAAATGACAcctgtattttcacattttcttttgcacCTTCAGTTTTGGAGTGTAAACAAAGGTGTAAAGCAGACAAATATGATTTATCAGGATATGGATGAAGAGGTAGAGGATTTAAGTGGCTTTTCACAGATGAGTGCTTTAAATTTGAtcgtttttttgtgtgtgtatgtgttttttttaaaaagtggaaagcagttttccttttttttttttacaacagcGGTGAGTCATTGCTTGAATTGTCCTCCAAGGTGAAACAGGTGAAGTGTGGGcgcacatgaaaaacactacaTCATGGTTGTTAATTGGTCAATTTTACTAATGCTATGTCTTGACATTTcacttatatactgtaaagtTTTTATGgccatgaaaagaaaaagaaaaaaaagactttttaaagctgtaataGGGAACAATGTGTGTCCTTTATCACACAGCGTCATAAAGgatctttatttattgttttaaaatgtaaacatatgaGAAtctatttgtctttatttgtctACAGGGCTACAGATTTTGTACACGTTCAGCTGTTTACACTGTGCATCtgtttttaaagtgatatttctCTAGAGGCGAGAATCAGCCTCAGACTTGCTGCCTCTCAGGTGGCCCTGAGGTGTGCCAGCACTGTTGTTGTTCCAGCTTTCCTGGCTCGTCTTCTGCAACCATTCCCCACTTTGAAAATAGCTGAAATTACATCtcaaaaagcacaaacacaaatcaggaagaaaaaaacccaacttggAACCACTCCATTGCCCcagttaagttttttttttttttggtgtgcgTTGGAAGAGTCCGCAGTGGGATGATGAGGGAGGAGACAGTATCACTACACCTGGAACAGCCCATATTGGGTCAGAGCACATGAGAATGATGTGTagcaaaagtcaaaaagtgaaatatcactttaaaactGAATTACAAATATATAGTACAACACTCACTCTCTTGTTAATGAGCTAGATgtttaagaaaaatattttttctacgCAGTTTGAATTTTATAACCGCacaattaaagatgttttaaatatattcttaaCTGAATAgaatctgtttgtgtgttcgtctTTCTGTTCGCAACAGGTTGGAAATGTTTGATGCtctttgctgtattttatttttggctcACCTGTGTGGGTTTGTCACTGCTTGAATCATTACTTCAGGTAATGATTCTTAAAGTTGCTGGATTGTAATCAGGTTTTATAATCTAACAACTACAGTTAAAGTCGCTGCATAGTTTGCTAAACTCATGCCCTCAAACAGCTGTTGTCCACTCGTAGTTTAGCAACCGTAATTATGCACAGCAGGCTGGTCAATCTTTAAAATATGCCATTATTTTATAAGAGGTGGCTGACAATTTGCACCTTTTTTCAGCTCTGCTGGGCACAGCAGGTACAATCAGCCTCAAATATGATGTAATTTAGTCCATTGAAACAATTAAGTTTTCACTCTGACCCCAAATAGCTTAATTTTACACAGTATTACAATTTTctacacattaataataatggaaTTACGGTCTTTATTAATGGTGTTAGGACTATAGTAATAATCTGACAATTTCCTCCAATGTACATTCTTGCCATTCGGGTTGCGTAATGCTCCCGCCACATCCCAGCGCCTTATGCATACTGTTTTAACTAGAGTGGAAAATTGTGAGGCATATCTGGATGATGTTTGCCTATTCCTCCACTTGATCCTAGCATCTTAACACCCTGTCAATCATATTTAATTGTCTCCCAGAGGCCTCCATCACCCTGAAACTTGCAAAATGCAAATTCGTGGGACAAGGCCATGTTCGTCCTGTAGCGCAAAAGTGCAGGGAATCACTGACTCCCTGGTTCCACAGTTCAAAAAAGCCCTGCGCCTTTTTCTAGGCATGTGTGGATTCTGTCGGAATTTCTCTGATGTGGTGGCTCCTCTCACTGCTGGATCATGCGCTGGTCACTCCTGCAGGATTTCAACCTGCAGATTTCCTACATAACAATGGGTTAAATAGATTAAGGTATTTGTAATGGAttatttggatggctgaaggtAGTTTTCAAGTGGTTAAAGCTcctgaaaatgtaacaaaaatgaaaaccacCCCTTAATTTATAGcctaaaatgtcatcattttctAATTAAGGATTTCCTTTCCCATAATACCACCAAAATAGACCAAATACCATGGAAACCACACTTGGATTTTCCCCTTAATTGGAAAATTAAAGCATTTATGTTTGAAAGTGTTTTGGGTttgccttttttaaatgaatggacAAATTATGGAATCTTTAGCTAACTGAAGGAGtaattaatgatttatttagGGACTGGTGATTTCATTGAGTAACAAATTGCTACTTGTTTTTTGTCCCCGGGTAATAAGTGCTATTTCCTAATTGCTTGTGCctaagaagaaaggaaaatggcTATTATTCCATTCAAACTCTGCTTTTGTGACCAAGACAATGATATTTTCAAATTGACCTATTTCCAATGGGAAAATGggaaaattatttttcatgaaaaataatgtgccaaaatgttcaaaaatgaaTAAGCAGAATGATAGGAGACTAAATGTGGGGGCATACATAATCATACCAATTTTGATTcatatgttgtattttcttactttatgtgaatgaaaatgGCAATTT
The Scomber scombrus chromosome 24, fScoSco1.1, whole genome shotgun sequence genome window above contains:
- the arl13b gene encoding ADP-ribosylation factor-like protein 13B isoform X1, yielding MFSLMANCCNWLKRWREPARKVTLVMVGLDNAGKTATVRGIQGDNPQDVAPTVGFSKVDLKQGKFEVTIFDLGGGKRIRGIWKNYYSESHGVVFVVDSSDVQRIQETRETMAEVLQHPRIAGKPVLVLANKQDQEGALAEADIIENLSLEKLVNENKCLCQIEPCSAVLGYGKKVDKSIKKGLNWLLSNIAKDYEAITERVQKDTAEQQAQEEQDKKERAERVRRIREERERQEREEAEREGRQIQEEEPDDDNMPSPFQPIGNVVSENEDKEKERKRQKEPQEGRTNSSKADADQEEEEYEEDNDEEPDDTRQTPENASSGTTGEQSKKKTRKLHLKRKHRVDPLRTEDAPAESPTPPPPPVGWATPKASRLPKLEPLGDSKHSDFFKKPLPPVANRPRPNGDTHDIIL
- the arl13b gene encoding ADP-ribosylation factor-like protein 13B isoform X2 is translated as MFSLMANCCNWLKRWREPARKVTLVMVGLDNAGKTATVRGIQGDNPQDVAPTVGFSKVDLKQGKFEVTIFDLGGGKRIRGIWKNYYSESHGVVFVVDSSDVQRIQETRETMAEVLQHPRIAGKPVLVLANKQDQEGALAEADIIENLSLEKLVNENKCLCQIEPCSAVLGYGKKVDKSIKKGLNWLLSNIAKDYEAITERVQKDTAEQQAQEEQDKKERAERVRRIREERERQEREEAEREGRQIQEEEPDDDNMPSPFQPIGNVVSENEDKEKERKRQKEPQEGRTNSSKADADQEEEEYEEDNDEEPDDTRQTPENASSGTTGEQSKKKTRKLHLKRKHRVDPLRTEDAPAESPTPPPPPVGWATPKASRLPKLEPLGDSKHSASGV